A single genomic interval of Natator depressus isolate rNatDep1 chromosome 14, rNatDep2.hap1, whole genome shotgun sequence harbors:
- the GGA3 gene encoding ADP-ribosylation factor-binding protein GGA3 isoform X1, with protein sequence MSEAEIQSCSCSGRSSRSGLLFGDSFVNQGNSLLIPHLLQTTSSLAIKDKATNPSNRQEDWEYIIGFCDQINKELEGPQIAVRLLAHKIQSPQEWEAVQALTVLEACMKNCGRRFHNEVGKFRFLNELIKVVSPKYLGDRVSEKVKTKVIELLYSWTVALPEESKIKDAYHMLKRQGIVMCDPVIPVDRTLIPSPPPRPKNPVFDDEEKSKLLAKLLKSKNPDDLQEANKLIKSMVKEDEARIQKVTKRMHTLEEVNNNVKLLNEMLLHYSKEDSSEADKELMKELYERCETKRRMLFKLASETEDNDSSLGEILQASDNLSWVINSYKKIIEGQVINGEVDIPTLSATEGSDPTSNLSALIDLAGMDISSTQPPPMPSATLTPAPTLVPTQASSEIPILPPPPQKFGHSRSRSSSQVEAPLTHQSSTASSLFLLDEELLCLGLNDPAPSTVKESTENNQWHMFQNDQMDLDLFSPKLVTVGCNTAVNPLLHHTPQSACGTSAPLPSTFTASHIPAPNTAPFLFSAGPAAPLGPPKTMPVQYLSSAVGDNALHKMDALGHLLEEAKGTSAQVKSAPSVFHPGVTLPATVTSAPLISTTGLPVAAPVAPTIPFPSICTAGSGSPLYQPASFQQQGSPLKGPDASLANVHVPLESIKPSRALPVTAYDKNGFRILLHFAKECPPGRSDVLVVVVSMLNTAPLPVKNIVLQAAVPKSMKVKLQPPSGTELSPFNPIQAPAAITQVMLLANPVKEKVRLRYRLTFTLGDQPSTEVGEVDQFPPVDQWGNL encoded by the exons ATGAGTGAAGCAGAAATCCAGAGCTGCAGTTGCAGTGGCcgcagcagcaggtctggcctGTTATTTGGTGATTCATTTGTGAACCAGGGAAATTCTTTACTcattccccacctcctccaaacTACCAGTTCTTTGGCTATAAAAG atAAAGCCACCAACCCGTCTAACAGGCAAGAAGACTGGGAGTACATCATTGGGTTCTGTGACCAGATCAACAAAGAACTTGAAGG TCCACAGATAGCGGTGAGACTGCTGGCTCATAAAATCCAGTCACCCCAGGAATGGGAGGCAGTCCAGGCCTTGACA GTGCTGGAAGCTTGTATGAAGAACTGTGGGAGAAGATTTCATAATGAAGTAGGGAAGTTTCGGTTTTTAAACGAGTTAATAAAAGTTGTGTCTCCAAAG taCCTGGGAGACAGAGTCTCGGAGAAGGTGAAAACCAAAGTTATTGAGTTGCTGTACAGCTGGACAGTGGCACTGCCAGAGGAATCCAAAATCAAAGATGCCTACCATATGctgaagagacaag GTATTGTTATGTGTGACCCTGTAATTCCAGTGGATAGAACTCTGATCCCCTCTCCACCACCTCGCCCCAAAAACCCTGTGTTTGATGATGAGGAGAAATCCAAG CTTTTAGCCAAACTGTTAAAAAGCAAAAACCCAGATGACTTACAAGAGGCAAACAAGCTTATTAAATCAATGGTAAAAGAG GATGAGGCTCGGATCCAGAAGGTGACAAAACGCATGCACACTCTAGAGGAAGTGAATAACAACGTGAAGCTGCTGAATGAGATGCTGCTTCACTACAGCAAAGAGGACTCGTCGGAGGCTGATAAGGAGCTCATGAAG GAGCTCTACGAAAGGTGTGAAACCAAAAGACGGATGTTATTCAAACTGGCCAGTGAAACAGAGGATAACGACAGCAGTTTGG GGGAAATTCTGCAGGCCAGTGACAATTTATCCTGGgtaataaattcctataaaaaaatAATCGAGGGTCAAGTCATCAATGGTGAAGTGGATATCCCGACACTGTCTGCAACAGAAG GGAGCGATCCCACCAGTAATCTCAGTGCACTCATTGACCTCGCTGGCATGGACATCTCCAGCACCCAGCCACCACCAATGCCATCTGCAACGCTAACGCCAGCACCAACGCTAGTGCCGACACAAGCTTCATCAGAAATCCCCatcctcccacctcctccccaaaagTTTGGTCACTCGCGGAGCCGGTCCTCCAGCCAAGTAGAAGCTCCTCTGACTCATCAGAGCAGCACAGCCAGTTCCCTCTTCTTGCTGGATGAGGAGCTGCTGTGTTTAG GCCTGAATGACCCAGCCCCCAGTACAGTGAAAGAGTCGACCGAAAACAACCAGTGGCATATGTTCCAG AATGACCAAATGGACCTGGACTTGTTTAGTCCGAAGCTGGTGACTGTCGGCTGCAATACTGCAGTGAACCCTCTTCTTCATCACACACCACAGTCTGCGTGTGGAACATCAGCACCTCTGCCTTCCACTTTCACAGCCTCTCATATCCCTGCACCTAATACAGCCCCGTTCTTGTTCTCTGCtggaccagcagcccctctgGGCCCGCCGAAGACTATGCCAGTTCAGTACCTCAGTTCAGCCGTGGGAGACAATGCTTTGCATAAGATGGATGCATTGGGACATCTTCTTGAAGAGGCCAAAGG GACTTCAGCCCAAGTGAAGTCAGCGCCCTCAGTATTCCACCCTGGGGTTACCTTGCCAGCCACTGTCACCTCTGCCCCTTTAATATCCACCACAGGATTGCCAGTTGCTGCTCCAGTGGCCCCTACTATTCCTTTTCCAAGCATCTGCACGGCAGGTTCAGGAAGCCCTCTATACCAGCCAGCTTCATTCCAACAGCAGGGCAGCCCTCTGAAAGGGCCTGATGCTTCTTTGGCCAATGTCCATGTTCCACTGGAATCCATTAAACCCA GCCGTGCTCTTCCGGTGACAGCCTACGATAAGAACGGGTTCAGGATCCTCTTACACTTTGCCAAGGAGTGCCCGCCGGGGAGGTCAGACGTGCTGGTTGTGGTGGTGTCCATGTTAAACACAGCACCTCTTCCTGTGAAGAACATTGTACTGCAGGCTGCAGTACCAAAG TCCATGAAAGTGAAGTTGCAGCCACCCTCGGGTACAGAACTTTCTCCATTCAACCCCATCCAGGCACCCGCTGCCATCACCCAAGTCATGCTGCTGGCAAACCCTGTGAAG GAGAAGGTGAGGCTGAGGTACAGACTGACTTTCACTTTGGGAGACCAGCCCAGCACAGAGGTTGGGGAAGTGGATCAGTTTCCCCCAGTAGATCAATGGGGTAATCTATGA
- the GGA3 gene encoding ADP-ribosylation factor-binding protein GGA3 isoform X2, which yields MAEAEGESLESWLNKATNPSNRQEDWEYIIGFCDQINKELEGPQIAVRLLAHKIQSPQEWEAVQALTVLEACMKNCGRRFHNEVGKFRFLNELIKVVSPKYLGDRVSEKVKTKVIELLYSWTVALPEESKIKDAYHMLKRQGIVMCDPVIPVDRTLIPSPPPRPKNPVFDDEEKSKLLAKLLKSKNPDDLQEANKLIKSMVKEDEARIQKVTKRMHTLEEVNNNVKLLNEMLLHYSKEDSSEADKELMKELYERCETKRRMLFKLASETEDNDSSLGEILQASDNLSWVINSYKKIIEGQVINGEVDIPTLSATEGSDPTSNLSALIDLAGMDISSTQPPPMPSATLTPAPTLVPTQASSEIPILPPPPQKFGHSRSRSSSQVEAPLTHQSSTASSLFLLDEELLCLGLNDPAPSTVKESTENNQWHMFQNDQMDLDLFSPKLVTVGCNTAVNPLLHHTPQSACGTSAPLPSTFTASHIPAPNTAPFLFSAGPAAPLGPPKTMPVQYLSSAVGDNALHKMDALGHLLEEAKGTSAQVKSAPSVFHPGVTLPATVTSAPLISTTGLPVAAPVAPTIPFPSICTAGSGSPLYQPASFQQQGSPLKGPDASLANVHVPLESIKPSRALPVTAYDKNGFRILLHFAKECPPGRSDVLVVVVSMLNTAPLPVKNIVLQAAVPKSMKVKLQPPSGTELSPFNPIQAPAAITQVMLLANPVKEKVRLRYRLTFTLGDQPSTEVGEVDQFPPVDQWGNL from the exons atAAAGCCACCAACCCGTCTAACAGGCAAGAAGACTGGGAGTACATCATTGGGTTCTGTGACCAGATCAACAAAGAACTTGAAGG TCCACAGATAGCGGTGAGACTGCTGGCTCATAAAATCCAGTCACCCCAGGAATGGGAGGCAGTCCAGGCCTTGACA GTGCTGGAAGCTTGTATGAAGAACTGTGGGAGAAGATTTCATAATGAAGTAGGGAAGTTTCGGTTTTTAAACGAGTTAATAAAAGTTGTGTCTCCAAAG taCCTGGGAGACAGAGTCTCGGAGAAGGTGAAAACCAAAGTTATTGAGTTGCTGTACAGCTGGACAGTGGCACTGCCAGAGGAATCCAAAATCAAAGATGCCTACCATATGctgaagagacaag GTATTGTTATGTGTGACCCTGTAATTCCAGTGGATAGAACTCTGATCCCCTCTCCACCACCTCGCCCCAAAAACCCTGTGTTTGATGATGAGGAGAAATCCAAG CTTTTAGCCAAACTGTTAAAAAGCAAAAACCCAGATGACTTACAAGAGGCAAACAAGCTTATTAAATCAATGGTAAAAGAG GATGAGGCTCGGATCCAGAAGGTGACAAAACGCATGCACACTCTAGAGGAAGTGAATAACAACGTGAAGCTGCTGAATGAGATGCTGCTTCACTACAGCAAAGAGGACTCGTCGGAGGCTGATAAGGAGCTCATGAAG GAGCTCTACGAAAGGTGTGAAACCAAAAGACGGATGTTATTCAAACTGGCCAGTGAAACAGAGGATAACGACAGCAGTTTGG GGGAAATTCTGCAGGCCAGTGACAATTTATCCTGGgtaataaattcctataaaaaaatAATCGAGGGTCAAGTCATCAATGGTGAAGTGGATATCCCGACACTGTCTGCAACAGAAG GGAGCGATCCCACCAGTAATCTCAGTGCACTCATTGACCTCGCTGGCATGGACATCTCCAGCACCCAGCCACCACCAATGCCATCTGCAACGCTAACGCCAGCACCAACGCTAGTGCCGACACAAGCTTCATCAGAAATCCCCatcctcccacctcctccccaaaagTTTGGTCACTCGCGGAGCCGGTCCTCCAGCCAAGTAGAAGCTCCTCTGACTCATCAGAGCAGCACAGCCAGTTCCCTCTTCTTGCTGGATGAGGAGCTGCTGTGTTTAG GCCTGAATGACCCAGCCCCCAGTACAGTGAAAGAGTCGACCGAAAACAACCAGTGGCATATGTTCCAG AATGACCAAATGGACCTGGACTTGTTTAGTCCGAAGCTGGTGACTGTCGGCTGCAATACTGCAGTGAACCCTCTTCTTCATCACACACCACAGTCTGCGTGTGGAACATCAGCACCTCTGCCTTCCACTTTCACAGCCTCTCATATCCCTGCACCTAATACAGCCCCGTTCTTGTTCTCTGCtggaccagcagcccctctgGGCCCGCCGAAGACTATGCCAGTTCAGTACCTCAGTTCAGCCGTGGGAGACAATGCTTTGCATAAGATGGATGCATTGGGACATCTTCTTGAAGAGGCCAAAGG GACTTCAGCCCAAGTGAAGTCAGCGCCCTCAGTATTCCACCCTGGGGTTACCTTGCCAGCCACTGTCACCTCTGCCCCTTTAATATCCACCACAGGATTGCCAGTTGCTGCTCCAGTGGCCCCTACTATTCCTTTTCCAAGCATCTGCACGGCAGGTTCAGGAAGCCCTCTATACCAGCCAGCTTCATTCCAACAGCAGGGCAGCCCTCTGAAAGGGCCTGATGCTTCTTTGGCCAATGTCCATGTTCCACTGGAATCCATTAAACCCA GCCGTGCTCTTCCGGTGACAGCCTACGATAAGAACGGGTTCAGGATCCTCTTACACTTTGCCAAGGAGTGCCCGCCGGGGAGGTCAGACGTGCTGGTTGTGGTGGTGTCCATGTTAAACACAGCACCTCTTCCTGTGAAGAACATTGTACTGCAGGCTGCAGTACCAAAG TCCATGAAAGTGAAGTTGCAGCCACCCTCGGGTACAGAACTTTCTCCATTCAACCCCATCCAGGCACCCGCTGCCATCACCCAAGTCATGCTGCTGGCAAACCCTGTGAAG GAGAAGGTGAGGCTGAGGTACAGACTGACTTTCACTTTGGGAGACCAGCCCAGCACAGAGGTTGGGGAAGTGGATCAGTTTCCCCCAGTAGATCAATGGGGTAATCTATGA
- the GGA3 gene encoding ADP-ribosylation factor-binding protein GGA3 isoform X3, which produces MSEAEIQSCSCSGRSSRSGLLFGDSFVNQGNSLLIPHLLQTTSSLAIKDKATNPSNRQEDWEYIIGFCDQINKELEGPQIAVRLLAHKIQSPQEWEAVQALTVLEACMKNCGRRFHNEVGKFRFLNELIKVVSPKYLGDRVSEKVKTKVIELLYSWTVALPEESKIKDAYHMLKRQGIVMCDPVIPVDRTLIPSPPPRPKNPVFDDEEKSKLLAKLLKSKNPDDLQEANKLIKSMVKEDEARIQKVTKRMHTLEEVNNNVKLLNEMLLHYSKEDSSEADKELMKELYERCETKRRMLFKLASETEDNDSSLGEILQASDNLSWVINSYKKIIEGQVINGEVDIPTLSATEGSDPTSNLSALIDLAGMDISSTQPPPMPSATLTPAPTLVPTQASSEIPILPPPPQKFGHSRSRSSSQVEAPLTHQSSTASSLFLLDEELLCLGLNDPAPSTVKESTENNQWHMFQNDQMDLDLFSPKLVTVGCNTAVNPLLHHTPQSACGTSAPLPSTFTASHIPAPNTAPFLFSAGPAAPLGPPKTMPVQYLSSAVGDNALHKMDALGHLLEEAKGTSAQVKSAPSVFHPGVTLPATVTSAPLISTTGLPVAAPVAPTIPFPSICTAGSGSPLYQPASFQQQGSPLKGPDASLANVHVPLESIKPSRALPVTAYDKNGFRILLHFAKECPPGRSDVLVVVVSMLNTAPLPVKNIVLQAAVPKEKVRLRYRLTFTLGDQPSTEVGEVDQFPPVDQWGNL; this is translated from the exons ATGAGTGAAGCAGAAATCCAGAGCTGCAGTTGCAGTGGCcgcagcagcaggtctggcctGTTATTTGGTGATTCATTTGTGAACCAGGGAAATTCTTTACTcattccccacctcctccaaacTACCAGTTCTTTGGCTATAAAAG atAAAGCCACCAACCCGTCTAACAGGCAAGAAGACTGGGAGTACATCATTGGGTTCTGTGACCAGATCAACAAAGAACTTGAAGG TCCACAGATAGCGGTGAGACTGCTGGCTCATAAAATCCAGTCACCCCAGGAATGGGAGGCAGTCCAGGCCTTGACA GTGCTGGAAGCTTGTATGAAGAACTGTGGGAGAAGATTTCATAATGAAGTAGGGAAGTTTCGGTTTTTAAACGAGTTAATAAAAGTTGTGTCTCCAAAG taCCTGGGAGACAGAGTCTCGGAGAAGGTGAAAACCAAAGTTATTGAGTTGCTGTACAGCTGGACAGTGGCACTGCCAGAGGAATCCAAAATCAAAGATGCCTACCATATGctgaagagacaag GTATTGTTATGTGTGACCCTGTAATTCCAGTGGATAGAACTCTGATCCCCTCTCCACCACCTCGCCCCAAAAACCCTGTGTTTGATGATGAGGAGAAATCCAAG CTTTTAGCCAAACTGTTAAAAAGCAAAAACCCAGATGACTTACAAGAGGCAAACAAGCTTATTAAATCAATGGTAAAAGAG GATGAGGCTCGGATCCAGAAGGTGACAAAACGCATGCACACTCTAGAGGAAGTGAATAACAACGTGAAGCTGCTGAATGAGATGCTGCTTCACTACAGCAAAGAGGACTCGTCGGAGGCTGATAAGGAGCTCATGAAG GAGCTCTACGAAAGGTGTGAAACCAAAAGACGGATGTTATTCAAACTGGCCAGTGAAACAGAGGATAACGACAGCAGTTTGG GGGAAATTCTGCAGGCCAGTGACAATTTATCCTGGgtaataaattcctataaaaaaatAATCGAGGGTCAAGTCATCAATGGTGAAGTGGATATCCCGACACTGTCTGCAACAGAAG GGAGCGATCCCACCAGTAATCTCAGTGCACTCATTGACCTCGCTGGCATGGACATCTCCAGCACCCAGCCACCACCAATGCCATCTGCAACGCTAACGCCAGCACCAACGCTAGTGCCGACACAAGCTTCATCAGAAATCCCCatcctcccacctcctccccaaaagTTTGGTCACTCGCGGAGCCGGTCCTCCAGCCAAGTAGAAGCTCCTCTGACTCATCAGAGCAGCACAGCCAGTTCCCTCTTCTTGCTGGATGAGGAGCTGCTGTGTTTAG GCCTGAATGACCCAGCCCCCAGTACAGTGAAAGAGTCGACCGAAAACAACCAGTGGCATATGTTCCAG AATGACCAAATGGACCTGGACTTGTTTAGTCCGAAGCTGGTGACTGTCGGCTGCAATACTGCAGTGAACCCTCTTCTTCATCACACACCACAGTCTGCGTGTGGAACATCAGCACCTCTGCCTTCCACTTTCACAGCCTCTCATATCCCTGCACCTAATACAGCCCCGTTCTTGTTCTCTGCtggaccagcagcccctctgGGCCCGCCGAAGACTATGCCAGTTCAGTACCTCAGTTCAGCCGTGGGAGACAATGCTTTGCATAAGATGGATGCATTGGGACATCTTCTTGAAGAGGCCAAAGG GACTTCAGCCCAAGTGAAGTCAGCGCCCTCAGTATTCCACCCTGGGGTTACCTTGCCAGCCACTGTCACCTCTGCCCCTTTAATATCCACCACAGGATTGCCAGTTGCTGCTCCAGTGGCCCCTACTATTCCTTTTCCAAGCATCTGCACGGCAGGTTCAGGAAGCCCTCTATACCAGCCAGCTTCATTCCAACAGCAGGGCAGCCCTCTGAAAGGGCCTGATGCTTCTTTGGCCAATGTCCATGTTCCACTGGAATCCATTAAACCCA GCCGTGCTCTTCCGGTGACAGCCTACGATAAGAACGGGTTCAGGATCCTCTTACACTTTGCCAAGGAGTGCCCGCCGGGGAGGTCAGACGTGCTGGTTGTGGTGGTGTCCATGTTAAACACAGCACCTCTTCCTGTGAAGAACATTGTACTGCAGGCTGCAGTACCAAAG GAGAAGGTGAGGCTGAGGTACAGACTGACTTTCACTTTGGGAGACCAGCCCAGCACAGAGGTTGGGGAAGTGGATCAGTTTCCCCCAGTAGATCAATGGGGTAATCTATGA